One genomic segment of Vulcanisaeta thermophila includes these proteins:
- a CDS encoding fibrillarin-like rRNA/tRNA 2'-O-methyltransferase — protein sequence MSSLIKPTGVKAHERFKGVYWVSFEDGSEKLATINLTPGRRVYGEQLVQWEGNEYRIWNPFRSKLAAAIMNGLKVMPIGEGTRVLYLGAASGTTVSHVSDIVGPGGLVYSVEFSPRVFREFMEKIIDQGRRNVIPILADARYPEQYLSIVKTVDVAYIDVAQPFQAKILADNADVYVRGNGYVMLVIKAMSIDVTKEPSETFKREIDHLKERGYEILDMVHLEPYDTAHAIVVARKSR from the coding sequence ATGTCATCGTTAATAAAACCCACGGGTGTCAAGGCACATGAGAGGTTCAAGGGCGTTTACTGGGTCTCCTTTGAGGATGGTAGTGAGAAGTTGGCAACCATAAACCTAACCCCAGGCAGGAGGGTTTATGGGGAGCAGTTGGTGCAGTGGGAGGGTAATGAGTACAGGATTTGGAACCCCTTCAGGTCCAAGCTCGCGGCTGCCATAATGAATGGGTTGAAGGTCATGCCCATTGGGGAGGGGACCAGGGTGTTATACCTAGGCGCCGCCAGCGGTACCACGGTGAGCCACGTGAGCGACATAGTAGGGCCGGGGGGTTTGGTATATTCCGTGGAGTTCTCCCCAAGGGTCTTCAGGGAGTTCATGGAGAAGATAATAGACCAGGGTAGGAGGAATGTAATACCAATACTGGCCGATGCCAGGTATCCAGAGCAGTACCTCTCCATTGTTAAGACTGTGGACGTGGCCTACATAGACGTGGCACAGCCATTCCAGGCAAAGATACTGGCTGACAACGCCGACGTCTACGTCAGGGGTAATGGCTACGTGATGCTGGTTATAAAGGCCATGAGCATAGACGTCACCAAGGAACCCAGCGAGACATTCAAGAGGGAAATAGACCACCTTAAGGAGAGGGGTTACGAGATTCTGGACATGGTCCACCTGGAACCCTACGACACGGCGCACGCCATCGTTGTGGCTAGGAAGTCAAGGTAG
- a CDS encoding helix-turn-helix domain-containing protein — protein sequence MISGEVISHILAPVASRRGKALVVGDSSLSYDMIIRIPDKDGDRKFIIKVKEDVHKVDKDTVLDLAILAGISESTPLIVGLRYNNEEMLDGVAYKVHGIYAVNMRTMKRVLNNDSVKYVKDKGMIKARVKGSLLKELRERNNMSLGDLASILGVSRRTVYEYERDSFEASERTARILEDLFGEEVLSDVDLRASTSEIMSKITSREVGVNDRIKVLLRSFKIYSLLRAHTKLAAQSTKRAYLVESRENINGEVIKVASVLDVGLAVISGEDDVEFIDEVNQ from the coding sequence ATGATAAGTGGTGAGGTAATAAGCCACATACTGGCCCCTGTGGCTTCAAGGAGGGGCAAGGCACTTGTTGTGGGGGATTCGTCACTATCCTATGACATGATCATAAGGATTCCCGACAAGGATGGGGATAGGAAGTTCATTATTAAGGTTAAGGAGGATGTCCACAAGGTGGATAAGGACACGGTACTCGACCTAGCAATACTGGCGGGGATTTCGGAGTCAACACCATTAATAGTGGGTCTTAGGTATAATAATGAGGAGATGCTCGATGGAGTTGCCTATAAGGTCCACGGTATATACGCCGTTAATATGAGGACCATGAAGAGGGTCCTGAACAATGACAGTGTTAAGTACGTTAAGGATAAGGGCATGATAAAGGCCAGGGTTAAGGGCTCATTACTGAAGGAGTTAAGGGAAAGGAATAACATGAGCCTTGGTGACCTGGCAAGCATACTGGGGGTTTCCAGGAGGACGGTTTATGAGTACGAGAGGGACTCCTTCGAGGCCTCCGAGAGGACTGCCAGGATACTGGAGGACTTATTTGGCGAGGAGGTGCTCAGCGACGTTGATCTAAGGGCATCAACAAGCGAGATCATGAGTAAGATAACGAGCAGGGAGGTTGGAGTTAATGACAGGATTAAGGTATTACTAAGGAGCTTCAAGATTTACTCATTGCTCAGGGCACACACAAAGTTAGCGGCGCAGTCAACAAAGAGGGCGTACCTGGTGGAGAGTAGGGAGAACATCAATGGGGAAGTCATTAAGGTGGCCTCTGTACTTGATGTGGGGCTTGCCGTAATAAGTGGTGAGGATGATGTGGAGTTCATTGATGAGGTAAACCAATAA
- a CDS encoding methyltransferase domain-containing protein, which yields MGEYPKVEVREGRALVLIPDLSRYMVSGRPEPAHAPVFYNPRMEVNRSVSVAILNAYMDYVGGGNAVVCEPLSGTGVRSIRYALEVRGISRVVANDISSEAVNLMRTNVELNGLNNVVSVNHDDANHLLLELARSGGCDVIDIDPFGSPQPFIENSLRAIKNNGLLCVTATDVGVLSGKYPLKCVRRYGALPRKFPFRFEVGIRILIGSLVRYALSMDYGVKPLVSYMDGHYYRVCALIVKDRSAALESLGNMGFAYYSPSTLDRGFIQGFPMPGSTKRQLAGPLWIGPLWDYEFLIKHLGNYVMDYFSDRARELITALINESSAPNVPYALTTELTRELGRELPINDLLGMIRGLGYHAVRTHFHVKGFRTDMNLERLRDLLVGK from the coding sequence ATGGGTGAGTACCCCAAGGTCGAGGTTAGGGAGGGCAGGGCGCTGGTGCTTATACCTGACCTGAGTAGGTACATGGTAAGCGGTAGGCCTGAGCCTGCACACGCACCTGTTTTTTACAATCCAAGGATGGAGGTGAATAGGTCGGTGTCCGTGGCCATCCTAAATGCGTACATGGACTACGTGGGTGGTGGAAATGCGGTGGTTTGTGAGCCTTTATCGGGTACGGGTGTTAGGTCCATTAGGTATGCGCTTGAGGTTAGGGGTATATCCAGGGTTGTGGCTAATGACATATCCAGCGAGGCCGTTAATCTGATGAGGACTAATGTGGAACTGAATGGACTCAATAACGTGGTATCCGTGAATCATGACGATGCTAACCACCTACTACTTGAACTTGCCAGGTCCGGTGGTTGTGATGTGATCGACATAGACCCCTTTGGCTCTCCACAACCTTTTATTGAGAATTCCCTGAGGGCCATTAAGAATAATGGCCTACTATGCGTGACGGCGACCGACGTGGGGGTCCTCTCGGGTAAGTATCCACTTAAGTGCGTGAGGAGGTATGGCGCATTACCGCGTAAGTTCCCCTTTAGGTTTGAGGTGGGTATTAGGATACTCATAGGCTCGTTAGTGAGATACGCCCTGTCCATGGACTACGGGGTAAAGCCCCTGGTCTCCTACATGGATGGTCACTACTACAGGGTATGCGCCCTAATCGTTAAGGACAGATCCGCAGCCCTAGAGTCCCTGGGTAACATGGGCTTTGCCTATTACTCACCATCGACGCTGGACAGGGGCTTCATACAGGGCTTCCCCATGCCAGGAAGCACCAAGCGCCAATTAGCGGGTCCCCTTTGGATAGGGCCCCTCTGGGATTACGAATTCCTAATAAAGCACCTGGGCAACTACGTAATGGATTACTTCAGCGATAGGGCCAGGGAGTTAATAACGGCCTTGATTAATGAATCTAGCGCACCCAACGTGCCCTATGCATTAACCACTGAATTAACCAGGGAACTTGGGCGTGAACTACCCATAAATGACCTGCTGGGCATGATAAGGGGCCTGGGGTACCACGCCGTGAGGACCCACTTCCACGTTAAGGGCTTCAGGACGGACATGAACCTTGAGAGGCTTAGGGACCTGCTTGTTGGGAAATAA
- a CDS encoding AAA family ATPase — protein sequence MRVIVITGLPGSGKTVATEVARELGLPVVTMGDVIRDEALRMGIPEGRASVVLRLRGGTRYIAHRVLEKIPRGAEAVVVDGARSIRELEAIEDALSTSAILIYITAPWRVRYERLRSRGRPDDPKSLEDFLMRDLRELRYGLGDLMARADYILVNDAGLEEFRSRVRDLLIRITRQ from the coding sequence GTGAGGGTTATCGTAATAACGGGACTACCTGGCTCTGGGAAGACTGTGGCCACGGAGGTAGCCAGGGAGTTGGGCCTGCCAGTGGTTACCATGGGGGATGTGATTAGGGACGAGGCATTAAGGATGGGCATTCCCGAGGGTAGGGCGTCCGTGGTGCTTAGACTGAGGGGTGGTACCAGGTACATAGCCCATAGAGTACTTGAAAAGATACCCCGTGGAGCTGAGGCGGTGGTTGTGGATGGGGCCAGGAGTATTAGGGAGTTGGAGGCCATTGAGGATGCCCTATCCACAAGTGCTATCTTAATATACATAACGGCGCCGTGGAGGGTTAGGTACGAGAGGTTGAGGAGTAGGGGAAGACCCGATGATCCAAAGTCCCTCGAGGACTTCCTAATGAGGGATCTCAGGGAGTTGAGGTACGGGCTTGGGGATTTAATGGCTAGGGCCGATTATATACTAGTTAATGATGCAGGCCTTGAGGAGTTTAGGAGCAGGGTTAGGGATTTATTAATTAGGATAACGAGGCAGTGA
- a CDS encoding helix-turn-helix domain-containing protein, with protein MSEREGFITDIMIRIAGDIVLSENPGKSIRKWREFFEVSQADLAARLGTSPSVISDYESGRRKSPGSQFIKRIVKALVDYELERGGQKLYILSKQLGGERFWEAIIDMREFDKPVDIVEFVNAIGATMVVKPESPFIDIHGYTVVDSLKLVLEVPSHEYLKLYGTTTQRAAIFANVKYGRSPLIAIKSMLAFTSLRPAIVVMHGVERPDYLGVEIARRERIPLAVVNKPIEEVLNALRDLVAKYQSK; from the coding sequence ATGAGCGAGCGTGAGGGCTTTATAACGGACATAATGATAAGGATTGCCGGAGACATAGTACTTTCCGAAAACCCAGGTAAGAGTATTAGGAAGTGGAGGGAGTTCTTTGAGGTGAGCCAGGCGGATTTGGCAGCTAGGCTTGGTACCTCACCCAGTGTGATTAGTGATTATGAGTCTGGTAGGAGGAAGTCCCCTGGTTCACAATTCATTAAGAGAATTGTTAAGGCATTGGTGGATTACGAACTGGAGAGGGGTGGGCAGAAGCTCTACATACTGAGTAAGCAATTGGGTGGTGAGAGGTTTTGGGAGGCAATAATAGACATGAGGGAGTTTGATAAGCCCGTGGACATTGTGGAATTCGTGAATGCAATTGGAGCTACCATGGTTGTTAAGCCTGAGAGCCCCTTCATAGACATACACGGCTATACCGTGGTGGACAGCCTAAAACTGGTCCTGGAAGTACCCTCGCATGAGTACCTGAAGCTCTATGGGACCACAACCCAGAGGGCTGCCATCTTCGCTAATGTGAAGTATGGTAGGTCACCCCTCATAGCCATAAAGTCCATGTTGGCATTCACAAGCCTGAGGCCAGCCATTGTGGTTATGCATGGTGTGGAGAGACCCGATTACCTGGGTGTGGAGATTGCCAGGAGGGAGAGGATACCACTGGCCGTTGTTAATAAGCCCATTGAGGAGGTTCTGAACGCCCTAAGGGACCTGGTAGCTAAGTACCAGTCTAAGTGA
- a CDS encoding pyridoxal-phosphate-dependent aminotransferase family protein, with product MNLDLAWDPLLAVPGPSTIPPRVLRALGRVVDHRSPHFHKLYNDVVDGLKYLFRTNGDVYPITASGTGAVETMVLNFVKPHDTVLVPVFGSFSRRLVNHLRRVGAEVIEVNYKLGEAPTYEDLRARVESMGIKHVDVFATVYNDTSPGVVFRDLPRVSQWIKSIADLVLVDNVSALGGDYFEVDSWGIDVAVSSSQKCMAAPPVMSFIAVASEEAYRKLETVNHPSIYFDVKLMREFGKKSETPFTPAVNYLFAIREALNLIREVGLENWIKWHIERGRAILNALSKAGLEPFIKNDYYRSTTVLSFSYPQGVDPVKFRKTTYRLGVAISDAMDEARGRAFRIGNMGYLIRRDTLTLVSAILGSMAALGVTQVFNGDVLREVLNYWEPPSFSVDE from the coding sequence GTGAATTTAGACCTGGCGTGGGACCCATTACTTGCCGTGCCTGGACCCTCAACAATACCACCGAGGGTTTTAAGGGCGCTGGGCAGGGTTGTGGATCATAGGTCACCGCACTTCCATAAGCTCTATAACGATGTTGTGGATGGTTTGAAATACCTCTTCAGGACCAATGGTGATGTTTACCCAATAACGGCAAGTGGTACGGGCGCCGTGGAGACCATGGTCCTAAACTTCGTAAAGCCTCACGATACCGTTCTCGTGCCGGTCTTTGGTAGTTTTAGCAGGAGGTTAGTTAACCACCTGAGGAGGGTTGGTGCCGAGGTCATTGAAGTGAATTACAAACTCGGTGAGGCGCCGACCTACGAGGATTTAAGGGCTAGGGTTGAGTCCATGGGGATAAAGCACGTGGACGTATTCGCCACAGTCTACAATGATACAAGCCCAGGGGTGGTCTTTAGGGACCTACCCAGGGTTTCCCAGTGGATTAAATCCATCGCTGACCTGGTCCTCGTGGACAATGTATCAGCATTGGGTGGTGATTACTTTGAGGTTGACTCCTGGGGTATAGACGTGGCGGTCTCCAGCAGCCAAAAGTGTATGGCGGCGCCCCCGGTGATGTCCTTCATAGCCGTGGCCAGTGAGGAGGCTTATAGGAAACTCGAAACTGTTAACCACCCAAGCATTTACTTCGATGTTAAGTTAATGAGGGAGTTTGGTAAGAAGTCTGAGACGCCATTCACGCCCGCCGTAAATTACCTATTTGCCATTAGGGAGGCACTAAACCTAATTAGGGAAGTGGGGCTTGAGAACTGGATTAAGTGGCATATTGAGAGGGGCAGGGCAATACTCAACGCACTGAGCAAGGCTGGTCTAGAGCCCTTCATAAAGAATGATTATTACAGATCAACCACCGTGCTATCCTTCAGCTATCCACAGGGTGTGGACCCTGTTAAGTTTAGGAAGACCACTTACAGGCTTGGCGTGGCCATTTCAGACGCCATGGACGAGGCCAGGGGGAGAGCCTTCAGGATTGGTAACATGGGCTACCTAATAAGGAGGGACACATTAACCCTGGTCTCCGCAATCCTGGGCTCCATGGCCGCGCTGGGCGTTACTCAGGTGTTTAATGGTGATGTGCTCAGGGAGGTACTTAACTACTGGGAACCACCCTCATTCTCAGTTGATGAGTAG
- a CDS encoding ATP-binding protein, with protein MLITKFRVKGFYGLNVSMDLGPLTIVTGPPGSGKSLIIELIRRFINGFKDKVVLDDLAGLEGGSMELTISLNEQVKQKLEDMGHGANYLVISLDVDGTGYTYAVKLDDKEVLVVEGRQGRGRVKYPVNVDVKDASTLLDPGGLTPISSAATLVESESLDYESLLSLVNVLRGFVTTMGIYKLGPYINFRGYSKGAETVGDYVGEHGEYTLELLSTFFTDPRRDGDVRLMRKVLGELGFRNFRVGWYGGKIVVSYIDKRGVVHIGDELPCYAKTILAITTQLIMSRKPSLILIDNADYCLSEELGPFIAKLLGNYITGDRQVIMEVRSKWLINSLKMPHIVVHNLT; from the coding sequence GTGTTAATAACGAAATTCAGGGTTAAGGGGTTTTACGGGCTAAACGTTAGTATGGATCTGGGCCCACTAACCATAGTCACGGGACCCCCAGGCTCGGGTAAGTCCCTAATCATAGAATTGATTAGGAGGTTCATCAACGGGTTTAAAGACAAGGTGGTGCTTGACGACTTAGCAGGCCTTGAGGGTGGAAGCATGGAATTAACAATATCCTTAAACGAACAGGTCAAGCAGAAACTTGAGGATATGGGCCACGGGGCGAATTACCTAGTGATTTCCCTGGATGTGGATGGGACGGGCTACACATACGCCGTTAAGCTTGATGATAAGGAGGTGCTAGTTGTGGAGGGGAGGCAGGGCAGGGGTAGGGTTAAGTACCCAGTCAATGTTGACGTCAAGGACGCCTCAACACTCCTGGACCCAGGGGGACTCACACCAATAAGCAGCGCTGCAACCCTAGTTGAGAGTGAGTCCCTGGATTACGAGTCACTATTATCGCTGGTCAATGTGCTTAGGGGGTTCGTAACCACCATGGGCATTTACAAACTGGGCCCATACATAAACTTCAGGGGTTATAGTAAGGGTGCCGAGACCGTTGGTGACTACGTGGGTGAGCATGGTGAGTACACCCTGGAGCTCCTCTCCACATTCTTCACGGACCCAAGGAGGGATGGTGATGTGAGGCTCATGAGGAAGGTGCTTGGGGAGTTGGGGTTTAGGAATTTCAGGGTTGGTTGGTATGGCGGTAAGATAGTGGTTTCATACATTGACAAGAGGGGTGTGGTACACATTGGTGATGAGTTACCCTGCTATGCAAAGACAATACTAGCCATAACAACCCAATTAATAATGTCCAGGAAGCCCTCGTTAATACTAATTGACAACGCAGACTACTGCCTAAGTGAGGAGCTTGGGCCATTCATTGCTAAGTTACTGGGTAATTACATCACGGGGGATAGGCAGGTGATCATGGAGGTGAGGAGTAAGTGGCTCATTAATAGTCTCAAGATGCCCCACATAGTGGTTCATAACCTTACCTGA
- a CDS encoding PadR family transcriptional regulator codes for MMHGPPHPYRWFVRRRGLKYIILYLLSNHGPMTGAQIIDEIERLTMGFWRPSPGSVYPALEELESEGLIKVARVEGTKKYYEITESGKQFIGIPSIDKGTSAVNDFISLAKYIMDNWDSLSEEDKVRVREVIREMMKVMG; via the coding sequence ATGATGCACGGGCCTCCGCACCCGTACAGGTGGTTCGTGAGGAGGAGGGGGCTGAAGTACATAATACTTTACCTACTCAGCAATCATGGACCAATGACTGGGGCTCAGATTATTGATGAGATTGAGAGATTAACCATGGGCTTCTGGAGGCCAAGCCCAGGCTCGGTGTATCCAGCGCTTGAGGAGCTTGAGAGCGAGGGCCTTATTAAGGTGGCCAGGGTTGAGGGTACGAAGAAGTACTATGAAATAACCGAGAGTGGTAAACAGTTCATAGGCATCCCATCCATTGATAAGGGAACCAGCGCGGTTAATGATTTCATATCCCTGGCCAAGTACATAATGGATAACTGGGACTCATTGAGTGAGGAGGATAAGGTGAGGGTTCGCGAGGTTATTAGGGAGATGATGAAGGTCATGGGTTGA
- a CDS encoding pyridoxal phosphate-dependent aminotransferase — MIRARGHGGYGWREGLLDFSTNINPLGTPGDLVLLIKEAVDKGAYSHHPTELGDELRSAVARYEGVDEDLVYVFNGATEALQLIIMHLRPRALCTLIPNYTDYLRIARLLGIPTKLIEYWGSSSLRPGIARDCGEGSVLVLSNPNTPLGYLIGAGELMELINEAEGAGVNVIIDESFMDFTSPGSSLIGRVWEFRNLVVVKSYTKFLAIPGLRVGAAFTRMGIEDLVPTWPVNSIAEYAVSRYLPRAHEFREETVNFVLREGRRLLESLMNLGLEVIKSKTHYLTFRGAPGLWAELRKHGILIRDLSNVPPLGPGYFRVSLRSPSQNDLLIKALSDALGSKIK, encoded by the coding sequence ATGATTAGGGCCAGGGGGCATGGTGGTTACGGCTGGAGGGAGGGGCTGCTGGATTTCAGTACGAACATAAACCCACTGGGCACCCCAGGGGATTTGGTTTTGCTGATAAAGGAGGCTGTGGATAAGGGTGCTTACTCGCACCACCCCACGGAGTTAGGTGATGAGTTGAGGAGTGCCGTGGCTAGGTATGAGGGTGTTGATGAGGACCTGGTCTACGTGTTCAATGGGGCCACCGAGGCCCTCCAATTAATCATAATGCACCTGAGACCCAGGGCCCTGTGTACGTTAATCCCCAACTACACGGACTACCTAAGGATAGCGAGGCTCCTTGGGATACCCACGAAGTTAATAGAGTACTGGGGCTCATCAAGCCTAAGACCTGGCATCGCCAGGGATTGCGGTGAGGGCTCCGTGCTCGTGCTATCAAACCCCAACACACCACTGGGCTACTTAATAGGTGCCGGGGAATTAATGGAGTTAATTAATGAGGCCGAGGGCGCCGGCGTTAATGTTATTATTGATGAGTCATTCATGGATTTCACAAGCCCAGGGAGCTCATTGATAGGTAGGGTTTGGGAGTTCAGGAACCTAGTGGTGGTTAAATCATACACGAAGTTCCTAGCAATACCCGGGCTCAGGGTTGGGGCGGCATTCACACGCATGGGCATTGAGGATTTGGTCCCCACGTGGCCCGTGAACTCCATAGCGGAGTACGCGGTGTCCAGGTACCTACCCAGGGCTCATGAATTCAGGGAGGAAACTGTCAATTTCGTTTTGAGGGAGGGCCGTAGACTCCTGGAATCATTAATGAACCTAGGGCTTGAGGTTATTAAATCAAAAACCCACTACCTCACCTTCAGGGGAGCGCCAGGACTATGGGCTGAGCTTAGGAAGCACGGCATTCTAATTAGGGACCTATCCAACGTACCACCCCTGGGGCCCGGCTACTTCAGGGTATCCCTAAGGAGCCCCTCACAGAATGACCTATTGATTAAGGCATTGAGCGATGCATTGGGGTCAAAAATTAAATAG
- a CDS encoding M20 family metallopeptidase translates to MCAEVRDSLVELTSKLIQLPSVNPPGFTVNIIGFIKDWLTSRGFSVEIREYVKDKPNAIVRIGKGKPVLILNGHVDVVPPGDETRWSYPPFSGKVVEGKIFGRGSSDMKGGVAVLMMVFSKLAEKIEKSGAGTLILAATSDEETGGHPGVEALVKDGILRGDAAIIAEPSGSFRYYVGEKGLCQVKLVARGRPAHGSLPILGDNAIMRLVNSLIKARELVDDFNSRIKIPSELVGVIRNSAEAYYEAVGKSLGLRIEDFERVVGTVSFNPGVIRGGSKINMVPDHAELELDMRVPPGVNPNDVVNTLRSGLKDVDLEVLDVSQPNYTPPSERIVSLVHEGISRVLGREPKPIIVTGATDGRYLRYSGIPTVVYGPGELGLAHAYDEYVTIEDLVNTYNVLSYVITKFFNL, encoded by the coding sequence GTGTGCGCCGAGGTTAGGGACTCCCTGGTGGAACTAACCTCCAAACTAATCCAACTACCCAGTGTAAACCCGCCAGGTTTTACTGTGAACATCATAGGCTTCATTAAGGATTGGCTCACCTCAAGGGGTTTCTCTGTGGAAATTAGGGAGTACGTTAAGGATAAACCCAACGCGATAGTGAGGATTGGTAAGGGTAAACCAGTATTAATACTGAATGGGCACGTGGACGTTGTGCCACCGGGTGATGAGACCAGGTGGAGCTACCCACCCTTCTCTGGGAAGGTGGTTGAGGGTAAAATATTCGGTAGGGGATCCTCGGATATGAAGGGAGGCGTCGCTGTCCTAATGATGGTCTTCTCGAAATTAGCGGAGAAGATTGAGAAGAGCGGTGCGGGAACGCTAATACTAGCCGCAACCTCAGACGAAGAGACTGGGGGGCACCCTGGCGTTGAGGCACTGGTTAAGGACGGAATCCTTAGGGGTGATGCTGCCATTATCGCCGAGCCCTCGGGGAGCTTTAGGTACTACGTGGGTGAGAAGGGGCTTTGCCAGGTGAAGCTGGTTGCGAGGGGTAGGCCAGCCCATGGTAGCCTGCCCATCCTCGGTGATAATGCAATAATGAGGCTCGTCAACTCATTAATAAAGGCTAGGGAGTTGGTGGATGACTTCAATTCCAGGATAAAAATACCCAGCGAGTTGGTTGGGGTCATTAGGAACTCCGCCGAGGCGTACTACGAAGCCGTGGGTAAATCCCTCGGCTTGAGGATTGAGGATTTCGAGAGGGTTGTGGGTACGGTATCCTTCAACCCAGGGGTCATTAGGGGTGGCTCCAAGATAAACATGGTGCCCGACCACGCAGAGTTGGAGCTGGACATGAGGGTACCCCCTGGTGTTAACCCTAATGACGTGGTCAACACATTGAGGAGTGGACTTAAGGATGTGGATCTTGAGGTCCTCGACGTGAGCCAGCCCAATTACACACCGCCCAGTGAGAGGATTGTTTCATTGGTTCATGAGGGGATAAGCAGGGTGTTGGGTAGGGAGCCAAAACCAATAATAGTCACGGGGGCCACGGACGGTAGGTACCTAAGGTACTCGGGCATACCCACGGTAGTGTACGGGCCAGGCGAGCTGGGGCTTGCCCATGCGTATGATGAGTACGTCACCATAGAGGACCTGGTGAATACGTACAATGTGCTATCCTACGTAATCACTAAATTCTTCAACCTATAG
- the alaXM gene encoding alanyl-tRNA editing protein AlaXM — translation MPTKFLYWYDSYQREFDARVVKVEGNRVWLDQTLFHPRSGGVANDTGKLIWGGEEYRVNEVVKEGEDAIHILDREPRFKPGDLIHGIIDWDRRYRLMRLHTATHILAALAYKKYNAMVTGGDITPEYARDDYNLNLSGEALRKAFQELIAEANEVVKRNIPVKIYFLKREEALKIPGIVKLAEREPPPGEEWRIVEIEGVDVQADGGPHVRNTGEIGEIVFIKAESRGKDKKRVYYTVKP, via the coding sequence GTGCCCACTAAATTCCTCTATTGGTACGATTCATACCAGAGGGAGTTTGATGCAAGGGTCGTTAAGGTCGAGGGTAATAGGGTATGGCTTGACCAAACCCTATTCCACCCAAGATCCGGGGGTGTGGCTAATGACACAGGTAAGTTAATATGGGGTGGTGAGGAGTATAGGGTTAACGAGGTGGTTAAGGAGGGTGAGGATGCAATCCACATACTTGACAGGGAGCCCCGTTTTAAGCCGGGTGATTTAATTCACGGCATTATTGATTGGGATAGGAGGTACAGGTTAATGAGGCTCCACACGGCAACGCACATACTGGCCGCCCTGGCGTATAAAAAATACAACGCCATGGTCACCGGGGGCGACATAACACCCGAGTACGCGAGGGACGACTACAACCTAAACCTAAGTGGCGAAGCCCTTAGAAAGGCCTTCCAGGAATTAATCGCGGAGGCCAACGAGGTGGTTAAGAGGAACATACCGGTCAAGATATACTTCCTCAAGAGGGAGGAGGCACTAAAAATACCAGGGATAGTGAAGCTAGCAGAGAGGGAGCCACCACCGGGTGAGGAGTGGCGTATAGTGGAGATAGAGGGAGTTGACGTGCAGGCTGACGGTGGCCCTCACGTCAGGAATACCGGGGAGATTGGCGAGATTGTGTTCATAAAGGCTGAGAGCAGGGGTAAGGATAAGAAGAGGGTTTACTACACGGTCAAGCCTTAA
- the yjjX gene encoding inosine/xanthosine triphosphatase, protein MTLRIAVGSRNPNKVRGVKRALSLLGLRALVIPVEPPEDTPREPLGINEIAKGALRRAQHAINAVPDSVFGIGIEAGVLTIESMNTHLDVTMAVVLDQYGIITVGLSPGFMIPSKFMEEIRRGVELNEVVERYYGVRDVGRRWGFVSMVSRGFVDREWLNAEAVYMALLPRMPWNARLYNLRDKN, encoded by the coding sequence ATGACGCTCAGGATCGCCGTGGGCTCCAGGAACCCCAATAAGGTTAGGGGAGTCAAGCGCGCCCTCTCATTACTGGGTTTAAGGGCCCTGGTAATACCAGTGGAACCCCCTGAGGACACGCCCAGGGAGCCCCTGGGAATCAATGAGATAGCCAAGGGAGCCCTTAGGAGGGCCCAGCACGCAATCAATGCAGTCCCAGACTCAGTGTTTGGTATTGGTATTGAGGCTGGGGTCCTAACCATAGAGTCCATGAACACGCACCTGGATGTGACCATGGCAGTGGTTCTAGACCAATACGGCATTATAACCGTGGGTTTAAGCCCTGGGTTCATGATACCGAGCAAGTTCATGGAAGAGATAAGGCGTGGGGTGGAGCTTAATGAGGTTGTGGAGAGGTACTACGGCGTTAGGGATGTGGGTAGGAGGTGGGGATTCGTTAGCATGGTCAGTAGGGGCTTCGTGGATAGGGAGTGGTTGAATGCGGAGGCTGTTTACATGGCGTTACTACCGAGAATGCCCTGGAACGCCAGGCTGTATAACCTCAGGGATAAAAATTAA